A DNA window from Hydrogenophaga taeniospiralis contains the following coding sequences:
- a CDS encoding response regulator has translation MNTSLPTPEPLSAPLPSLEALVVLIVDDVPDNVAPLHDALDEAGYTVLVALDGESAIRRATQALPDVVLLDAVMPGIDGFEVARRLKADPATAQIPIIFMTGLTETEHLVAALDAGGVDYVTKPIKPREVMARMGVHLRTARHARQGALERSQARYALDAFGYATITVRESDGRLMWQTPLARELLQRYCGTTAPDTPPAVLQWLRRHLQDARAQCEPPRLTLDHGPRRLTFRLHQRVGDQDGAESIEAPGEGGDWLIVMQETSDASVLEAMGQAFGLTAREAEVLYWVAKGKINRDIGDILGASPATVKKHLERIYAKLGVETRTAAAAMAINRVPLLQPQHGG, from the coding sequence ATGAACACCTCCTTGCCGACACCCGAACCGCTGAGCGCGCCCCTGCCATCGCTGGAGGCGCTGGTCGTGCTCATCGTGGACGACGTGCCCGACAACGTCGCTCCGCTGCACGACGCGCTCGACGAAGCCGGCTACACCGTGCTGGTCGCGCTCGACGGCGAGTCCGCCATCCGCCGCGCCACCCAGGCCCTGCCCGACGTGGTGCTGCTCGACGCCGTCATGCCCGGCATCGACGGCTTCGAGGTGGCGCGCCGCCTCAAGGCCGACCCGGCCACGGCGCAGATTCCCATCATTTTCATGACCGGCCTCACCGAAACCGAGCACCTGGTGGCCGCGCTCGACGCCGGCGGTGTGGACTACGTGACCAAACCCATCAAGCCGCGCGAGGTCATGGCGCGCATGGGTGTGCACCTGCGCACCGCGCGCCACGCGCGCCAGGGCGCCCTGGAGCGCAGCCAGGCCCGCTACGCGCTCGACGCCTTCGGCTACGCCACCATCACCGTGCGCGAGAGCGACGGCCGCCTGATGTGGCAGACCCCGCTGGCGCGCGAGCTGCTGCAGCGCTACTGCGGCACCACCGCGCCCGACACACCACCCGCCGTGCTGCAGTGGCTGCGCCGCCACCTGCAGGACGCCCGGGCCCAGTGCGAGCCGCCGCGCCTCACGCTCGACCACGGCCCGCGCCGCCTCACCTTCCGGCTGCACCAGCGCGTGGGCGATCAGGACGGCGCCGAGAGCATCGAAGCGCCGGGCGAGGGCGGCGACTGGCTGATCGTGATGCAGGAAACCTCGGACGCCAGCGTGCTCGAAGCCATGGGCCAGGCCTTTGGCCTCACCGCGCGCGAGGCCGAAGTCCTGTACTGGGTGGCCAAAGGCAAGATCAACCGCGACATCGGCGACATCCTGGGCGCCAGCCCCGCCACGGTGAAGAAACACCTGGAGCGCATCTACGCCAAGCTCGGCGTGGAAACCCGCACCGCGGCGGCGGCGATGGCGATCAACCGCGTGCCGCTGCTGCAGCCGCAGCATGGTGGGTGA
- the urtB gene encoding urea ABC transporter permease subunit UrtB has protein sequence MKFHWLRLLGLGLALWLGMGAAHALTPADALALVAGETDDRITTLNRLASGSDDKAAALIQAMADERVRVVGERVLMVQGESAVDAVTGEALASVPEEAEDVMVNNRLRSAMETALAGMQLFGAPPERQREAAQSLQRNAFDEPDASQLPLINKALAGELDAQARQTLELARAAVRLASEDEAQRLAAAEKLGEARQAIVRPLLLQRLETEERAPVQAALKASLAALDRSLAISSALGQAFTGLSLGSILLLAALGLAITYGLMGVINMAHGELIMIGAYATWLVQSFFREALPQWFDWYLLVAMPLAFIASALVGAAMERTVIRFLYGRPLETLLATWGISLVLMQGVRSLFGAQNVGVENPGWMSGGVTLMGNLSLPWNRIIIIGFAVAVLVGVTLLIGKTRLGLFVRGVTQNRPIASCMGVNTARIDTYAFALGSGIAGLAGCALSQIGNVGPDLGQNYIVDSFMVVVLGGVGQIAGTVYAALGLGVLNKLLEGWAGAVLAKIAVLVFIIVFIQKRPQGIFAMKGRSAEA, from the coding sequence ATGAAATTTCATTGGCTCCGGCTTCTGGGGCTGGGGTTGGCGCTGTGGCTTGGCATGGGTGCCGCCCATGCGCTCACGCCGGCCGACGCGCTGGCGCTGGTGGCGGGTGAGACGGACGACCGCATCACCACCCTGAACCGCCTGGCGTCCGGCAGCGATGACAAGGCCGCGGCCCTGATCCAGGCCATGGCCGACGAGCGCGTGCGCGTGGTCGGCGAGCGGGTGCTCATGGTGCAGGGCGAGAGCGCGGTGGACGCCGTGACCGGCGAGGCCCTGGCCAGCGTGCCCGAAGAGGCCGAAGACGTGATGGTCAACAACCGCCTGCGCAGCGCCATGGAAACTGCGCTGGCGGGCATGCAGCTGTTTGGCGCGCCGCCCGAGCGCCAGCGCGAAGCGGCCCAGAGCCTGCAGCGCAACGCCTTCGACGAGCCCGACGCGTCGCAGCTGCCGCTGATCAACAAGGCCCTGGCCGGCGAGCTGGATGCGCAGGCGCGCCAGACGCTGGAGCTGGCGCGGGCCGCCGTGCGGCTGGCCAGTGAAGACGAGGCCCAACGCCTGGCCGCCGCCGAGAAGCTGGGCGAGGCGCGCCAGGCCATCGTGCGCCCGCTGCTGCTGCAGCGGCTGGAAACCGAAGAGCGCGCGCCGGTCCAGGCCGCGTTGAAGGCTTCGCTGGCCGCGCTGGACCGCTCGCTGGCCATCAGCAGCGCGCTGGGCCAGGCTTTCACCGGCCTCAGCCTGGGCAGCATCCTGCTGCTGGCCGCGCTGGGCCTGGCCATCACCTACGGCCTCATGGGCGTGATCAACATGGCCCACGGCGAGCTGATCATGATCGGCGCCTACGCCACCTGGCTGGTGCAGTCGTTTTTCCGCGAGGCGCTGCCCCAGTGGTTCGACTGGTACCTGCTGGTGGCCATGCCGCTGGCCTTCATCGCCTCGGCCCTGGTGGGCGCGGCGATGGAACGCACCGTGATTCGTTTTCTGTATGGCCGGCCGCTGGAAACGCTGCTCGCCACCTGGGGCATTTCGCTGGTTCTGATGCAGGGCGTGCGCAGCCTGTTTGGCGCGCAGAACGTGGGCGTGGAAAACCCGGGCTGGATGAGCGGCGGCGTGACCCTCATGGGCAACCTCAGCCTGCCCTGGAACCGCATCATCATCATCGGCTTCGCGGTGGCGGTGCTGGTGGGAGTGACGCTGCTGATCGGCAAGACGCGCCTGGGCCTGTTCGTGCGCGGCGTCACGCAGAACCGGCCGATTGCTTCGTGCATGGGCGTGAACACCGCGCGCATCGACACCTACGCGTTCGCGCTGGGCTCGGGCATCGCCGGGTTGGCGGGCTGCGCGCTCAGCCAGATCGGCAACGTGGGCCCCGACCTGGGCCAGAACTACATCGTGGACTCGTTCATGGTGGTGGTGCTCGGCGGCGTGGGCCAGATCGCCGGCACGGTGTACGCCGCGCTGGGCCTGGGCGTTCTCAACAAGCTGCTCGAAGGCTGGGCCGGCGCCGTGCTGGCCAAGATCGCGGTGCTGGTCTTCATCATCGTCTTCATCCAGAAGCGGCCGCAGGGCATCTTCGCGATGAAAGGAAGAAGCGCCGAAGCATGA
- the rhuM gene encoding RhuM family protein, producing the protein MSKKTPSATSKQKEISLVRSSAAEYLTFIAATAGGSASVEMRYEDENLWLTQKMMATLYDVSVPAINQHLKRVFADNELDEVAVVKPYLTTAADGKNYQVKHYSLQAIIAVGFKIENERAVQFRKWANQIVKDYTIQGWVMDAERLKSGGSVLTEEFFERQLEKIREIRISERKFYQKITDIYATALDYDASATATQRFFAAVQNKLHYAIHGQTAAEVIVDRADHKKDNMGLTHWEGAPQGKNA; encoded by the coding sequence ATGAGCAAGAAAACCCCTTCAGCCACCTCGAAACAGAAAGAGATCTCCCTCGTCCGCTCGTCGGCGGCGGAGTACCTGACCTTCATCGCGGCCACGGCTGGCGGCAGCGCCAGTGTGGAGATGCGCTACGAGGACGAAAACCTCTGGCTCACGCAGAAGATGATGGCCACGCTGTACGACGTGTCGGTGCCGGCCATCAACCAGCACTTGAAGCGGGTGTTTGCCGACAACGAGCTGGATGAGGTGGCAGTTGTTAAGCCGTACTTAACAACTGCTGCTGACGGCAAGAACTACCAAGTCAAGCACTACAGCCTGCAGGCCATCATTGCCGTGGGCTTCAAGATCGAAAACGAACGGGCCGTGCAGTTCCGCAAGTGGGCCAACCAGATCGTCAAGGACTACACGATTCAAGGGTGGGTGATGGACGCCGAGCGCCTCAAGAGCGGCGGCAGCGTGCTGACCGAGGAATTCTTTGAGCGGCAGTTGGAAAAAATCCGGGAAATCCGGATCTCTGAACGCAAGTTCTACCAAAAGATCACCGACATCTACGCCACGGCGCTGGACTACGACGCTTCGGCCACGGCAACCCAGCGCTTCTTTGCTGCCGTGCAAAACAAGCTGCACTACGCCATTCACGGGCAGACAGCGGCGGAGGTGATCGTGGACCGCGCGGACCACAAAAAGGACAACATGGGCTTGACCCACTGGGAAGGCGCGCCCCAAGGCAAGAACGCTTGA
- the urtC gene encoding urea ABC transporter permease subunit UrtC, which yields MTNMSTPPVPASVTLPQAGPLLTRTGWSAFIVALLVVCAVAPLLNLFVPAGSAFHLSDYMVGLLGKIMCYAICALAMDLIWGYTGILSLGHGLFFALGGYVMGMYLMRQIGTDGNYKSELPDFMVFLDWKELPWHWALSDSFIATLLLIVLVPGVVAFVFGYFAFRSRIKGVYFSIITQALTFAALLLFFRNETGLGGNNGFTDFKRILGLPIATQGMRMALFVITGLTLLGFFLWARWLVGSKFGRVLQAVRDAESRVMFCGYNPLPYKLTIWTISAVMCGIAGALYVPQVGIINPGEMSTAASIEIAVWAAVGGRATLVGPIIGAFIVNGAKSWLTVSFPEYWLYFLGALFIAVTLWMPQGVVGLVKKFRGAKA from the coding sequence ATGACCAACATGTCCACACCTCCCGTTCCCGCATCCGTGACGCTGCCGCAAGCCGGCCCCTTGCTCACCCGCACCGGTTGGAGCGCTTTCATCGTGGCCCTGCTGGTGGTCTGCGCCGTGGCGCCGCTGCTCAACCTGTTCGTGCCGGCCGGCAGCGCTTTCCACCTCTCCGACTACATGGTCGGCCTGCTGGGCAAGATCATGTGTTACGCCATCTGCGCGCTGGCCATGGACCTGATCTGGGGCTACACCGGCATCCTCAGCCTGGGCCACGGCCTGTTCTTCGCGCTCGGCGGCTATGTGATGGGCATGTACCTCATGCGCCAGATCGGCACCGACGGCAACTACAAGAGCGAGCTGCCCGACTTCATGGTCTTTCTGGACTGGAAGGAACTGCCCTGGCACTGGGCGCTGTCCGACAGCTTCATCGCCACGCTGCTGCTGATCGTGCTGGTGCCGGGTGTGGTGGCCTTCGTGTTCGGCTACTTCGCCTTCCGCTCGCGCATCAAGGGCGTGTATTTCTCCATCATCACGCAGGCGCTCACCTTCGCCGCGCTGCTGCTGTTCTTCCGCAACGAGACCGGGCTGGGCGGCAACAACGGCTTCACCGATTTCAAGCGCATCCTGGGGCTACCGATTGCCACGCAGGGCATGCGCATGGCGTTGTTCGTCATCACCGGCCTCACCCTGCTGGGCTTTTTCCTGTGGGCGCGCTGGCTGGTGGGCAGCAAGTTCGGCCGTGTGCTGCAAGCCGTGCGCGATGCCGAGAGCCGCGTCATGTTCTGCGGCTACAACCCGCTGCCCTACAAGCTCACCATCTGGACGATTTCGGCCGTGATGTGCGGCATCGCCGGCGCGCTGTACGTGCCGCAGGTCGGCATCATCAACCCCGGCGAGATGAGCACCGCCGCCAGCATCGAGATCGCGGTCTGGGCCGCGGTGGGTGGCCGCGCCACGCTGGTCGGCCCCATCATCGGCGCCTTCATCGTCAACGGCGCCAAGAGCTGGCTCACCGTGAGCTTCCCCGAGTACTGGCTGTATTTCCTGGGCGCGCTGTTCATCGCGGTCACGCTGTGGATGCCGCAGGGCGTGGTGGGGTTGGTGAAGAAATTCCGTGGAGCGAAAGCATGA
- the urtA gene encoding urea ABC transporter substrate-binding protein, which produces MQRRFTLKALTVATALGAFGLSAHAADTIKVGVLHSLSGTMAISETVLKDVALMTIDEINAKGGVLGKKLEPVVVDPASNWPLFAEKAKQLIDQDKVAAVFGCWTSVSRKSVLPVFEEKNSLLFYPVQYEGEELSKNVFYTGAAPNQQAIPAVEYLMSKDGGSAKRWVLLGTDYVYPRTTNKILRAFLKAKGVKEEDIMEEYTPFGHSDYQTIIANIKKFAAAGKKTAVVSTINGDSNVPFYKELGNAGLSAKDVPVVAFSVGEEELRGVDTKPLVGHLAAWNYFMSVKNPTNAEFTKKWAAYAKAKGIAGHKDKPLTNDPMEATYIGINMWAQAVEKAKSTDTDKVIAAMAGQTFKAPGGFTSTMDKENHHLHKPVFIGEVKADGQFNVVWKTPGPVVADPWSDYIAENKGKKNMPMVK; this is translated from the coding sequence ATGCAACGTCGATTCACCCTCAAAGCCCTGACGGTCGCCACCGCCCTGGGCGCTTTCGGCCTCTCGGCCCACGCGGCCGACACGATCAAGGTCGGTGTGCTGCACAGCCTGTCGGGCACGATGGCCATTTCGGAAACCGTGCTGAAAGACGTGGCCCTGATGACGATCGACGAGATCAACGCCAAGGGCGGCGTGCTGGGCAAGAAGCTGGAGCCCGTGGTGGTCGACCCCGCTTCCAACTGGCCGCTGTTCGCCGAAAAGGCCAAGCAGCTGATCGACCAGGACAAGGTGGCCGCCGTGTTCGGCTGCTGGACCTCGGTCTCGCGCAAGTCGGTGCTGCCGGTGTTCGAAGAGAAGAACAGCCTGTTGTTCTACCCGGTGCAGTACGAAGGCGAAGAGCTGTCCAAGAACGTGTTCTACACCGGCGCCGCGCCGAACCAGCAGGCGATTCCCGCCGTGGAGTACCTGATGAGCAAGGACGGCGGCTCGGCCAAGCGCTGGGTGCTGCTGGGCACCGACTACGTCTACCCGCGCACGACCAACAAGATCCTGCGCGCCTTTCTGAAAGCCAAGGGCGTGAAGGAAGAAGACATCATGGAGGAGTACACCCCCTTCGGTCACTCCGACTACCAGACCATCATCGCCAACATCAAGAAGTTCGCGGCCGCTGGCAAGAAGACGGCCGTGGTTTCCACCATCAACGGCGATTCCAACGTGCCGTTCTACAAGGAGCTGGGCAACGCCGGCCTGTCCGCCAAGGACGTGCCCGTGGTCGCCTTCTCAGTGGGTGAAGAAGAGCTGCGCGGCGTGGACACCAAGCCGCTGGTGGGCCACCTGGCCGCCTGGAACTACTTCATGAGCGTGAAGAACCCGACCAACGCCGAGTTCACCAAGAAGTGGGCCGCCTACGCCAAGGCCAAGGGCATCGCCGGCCACAAGGACAAGCCGCTGACCAACGACCCGATGGAAGCCACCTACATCGGCATCAACATGTGGGCGCAGGCGGTCGAGAAGGCCAAGTCCACCGACACCGACAAGGTGATCGCCGCCATGGCCGGCCAGACCTTCAAGGCACCAGGTGGCTTCACGTCCACCATGGACAAGGAAAACCACCACCTGCACAAGCCGGTGTTCATCGGTGAGGTGAAGGCCGACGGCCAGTTCAACGTGGTCTGGAAGACGCCGGGCCCGGTGGTCGCCGATCCGTGGAGCGACTACATCGCCGAGAACAAGGGCAAGAAGAACATGCCGATGGTGAAGTAA
- a CDS encoding ATP-binding protein gives MNAHPDHATDPTPGRPEPVQRIIKVRRDYNSWVGSETMEDYALRYTPQRFRKWSEWRVANTAFGAASFLILEAVGATLLVQYGFINAALAILVTGLIIFLAGLPISVYAARYGVDMDLLTRGAGFGYIGSTITSLIYASFTFIFFALEAAVMAYALELALDIPPAWGYLICALVVIPLVTYGVSVISRFQVWTQPLWLVMMLVPFGAVWVLDPGAFSNVVHYGGESGAGAVFDWHLFGAALTVGIALITQMGEQADYLRFMPAPEKGRAWRWWVGVLAGGPGWVILGVLKMLGGALLAYLALSHMVPPERAVDPNQMYLAAYEYVFPKVGWAVAATALFVVVSQLKINVTNAYAGSLAWSNFFSRLTHSHPGRVVWVVFNTLIAFMLMEMNVFQALGEVLGLYSNLAIAWIMAVVADLVINKPLGWSPPGIEFKRAHLYDINPVGVGAMGLASALSIAAHMGLMGASAQAFSAVIAMVTALVASPLIAWATQGRYYLARTSVGGCGASPHPSPLPEGEGAMRGCAAAASGGTSLQRCVICEREYEAPDMAHCPAYQGAICSLCCTLDARCGDLCKPHARLSVQWQGALRTVLPRRVWPYLEAGLAHYLLIMGVIAPVLAAVLGLLYRQQVEGLGEGLQAVADTGLVDAALRSGFLRVYAVLLLIAATVAWWLVLAHKSREVAQEESNRQTRLLMHEIDSHRRTDEALQQARRAADQANQAKTRYISTISHELRTPLNSILGYAQLLQEDTGMAPHRAQAIRVIHRGGEHLLSLIEGTLDIARIESGKLALDVRPMAFAGAMQEVASMFELQAAAKGLRFVFDSGSRLPDAVRADEKRLRQILINLLGNAVKFTHAGEVRLRVTHAREMAQFEVHDTGPGMSALDLERVFEPFARGQNDASLAAASGAGSSGTGLGLTIAKMLTDLMGGEMTVRSTPGQGSVFTVRLFLPELHGVALPRPATTPLCSGYAGERRRLLVVDNEEADRELLQRWLAPLGFEVMLATSGLDALRLLDDLQPGAPGAPHAIFMDLAMPGIDGWETLRRLRARGWAGVPLAIVSANAFDKGLDNDLGHQPQDFFVKPVRRDDLLAWLGQRLGLAWIAAEPAPVAVDPTPLPAGGASAGATSPAELAPLLELVRLGYYKGIVNWLDDWVGQRPEQADFAQGLRTLAREFRFEAIEQRLLQPHSDQPILPGAP, from the coding sequence GTGAACGCCCACCCCGACCACGCCACCGATCCCACGCCCGGCAGACCCGAGCCGGTGCAGCGCATCATCAAGGTGCGCCGCGACTACAACAGCTGGGTCGGCAGCGAGACCATGGAGGACTACGCGCTGCGCTACACGCCGCAGCGCTTTCGCAAGTGGAGCGAATGGCGCGTGGCCAACACCGCGTTCGGCGCGGCCTCGTTCCTGATCCTCGAAGCGGTGGGCGCCACCCTGCTGGTGCAATACGGCTTCATCAACGCCGCGCTGGCCATCCTGGTCACCGGGCTGATCATCTTCCTGGCCGGCCTGCCCATCAGCGTGTACGCCGCGCGCTACGGGGTGGACATGGACCTGCTCACGCGTGGCGCGGGCTTTGGCTACATCGGCTCCACCATCACCTCGCTGATCTACGCCTCGTTCACCTTCATCTTCTTCGCGCTCGAAGCGGCGGTGATGGCCTACGCGCTGGAGCTGGCGCTGGACATTCCGCCCGCCTGGGGCTACCTGATCTGCGCGCTGGTGGTGATCCCGCTCGTGACCTACGGGGTCTCGGTCATCAGCCGCTTCCAGGTCTGGACCCAGCCGCTCTGGCTGGTGATGATGTTGGTGCCTTTCGGGGCGGTCTGGGTGCTCGATCCCGGTGCGTTCAGCAATGTGGTGCACTACGGCGGGGAATCGGGCGCCGGCGCGGTGTTTGACTGGCACTTGTTTGGTGCGGCGCTCACGGTGGGCATCGCGCTCATCACCCAGATGGGCGAGCAGGCCGACTACCTGCGCTTCATGCCAGCGCCCGAAAAAGGCCGGGCCTGGCGCTGGTGGGTCGGCGTGCTGGCCGGCGGGCCGGGCTGGGTGATCCTGGGGGTCTTGAAGATGCTGGGCGGCGCGCTGCTGGCCTACCTGGCCCTCAGCCACATGGTGCCGCCCGAGCGCGCGGTGGACCCGAACCAGATGTACCTGGCGGCCTACGAATACGTGTTCCCGAAAGTCGGCTGGGCGGTGGCGGCCACGGCGCTGTTCGTGGTGGTGTCGCAGCTCAAGATCAACGTCACCAACGCCTACGCCGGCTCGCTGGCCTGGAGCAACTTCTTCTCGCGCCTCACGCACAGCCACCCGGGCCGCGTGGTCTGGGTGGTGTTCAACACCTTGATCGCCTTCATGCTGATGGAGATGAACGTGTTCCAGGCGCTGGGCGAGGTGCTGGGCCTGTACAGCAACCTCGCCATCGCCTGGATCATGGCCGTGGTGGCCGATCTGGTGATCAACAAGCCGCTGGGCTGGAGCCCGCCGGGCATCGAGTTCAAGCGGGCGCACCTGTACGACATCAACCCCGTGGGCGTGGGCGCCATGGGCCTGGCTTCGGCGCTGTCGATCGCGGCCCACATGGGGCTGATGGGCGCGTCGGCCCAGGCCTTTTCAGCGGTGATCGCGATGGTGACGGCCTTGGTGGCGTCGCCGCTGATCGCTTGGGCGACGCAGGGGCGCTACTACCTGGCGCGGACTTCGGTGGGGGGTTGCGGCGCCAGCCCTCACCCCAGCCCTCTCCCAGAGGGAGAGGGGGCCATGCGGGGATGCGCCGCTGCTGCCTCGGGGGGCACTTCGCTTCAGCGCTGCGTGATTTGCGAGCGCGAATACGAAGCGCCCGACATGGCCCACTGCCCGGCCTATCAGGGCGCCATCTGCTCGTTGTGCTGCACGCTGGACGCGCGCTGCGGTGACCTGTGCAAACCCCACGCACGCCTCTCGGTGCAATGGCAGGGGGCCTTGCGCACCGTGTTGCCGCGCCGCGTCTGGCCCTACCTAGAAGCGGGCCTGGCGCATTACCTGTTGATCATGGGGGTGATCGCACCCGTGCTGGCCGCCGTGCTGGGGCTGCTCTACCGGCAGCAGGTGGAGGGCCTGGGCGAGGGCCTGCAGGCCGTGGCCGACACCGGCCTGGTCGACGCTGCGCTGCGCTCGGGTTTCCTGCGCGTCTACGCCGTGCTGCTGCTGATCGCGGCCACCGTGGCCTGGTGGCTGGTGCTGGCGCACAAGAGCCGCGAGGTGGCGCAGGAAGAGTCGAACCGGCAGACCCGGCTGCTCATGCACGAGATCGACTCGCACCGCCGCACCGACGAAGCGCTGCAGCAGGCCCGGCGCGCCGCCGACCAGGCCAACCAGGCCAAGACGCGCTACATCAGCACCATCAGCCACGAGCTGCGCACCCCGCTCAACAGCATCCTCGGCTACGCCCAGCTGCTGCAGGAAGACACCGGCATGGCGCCGCACCGCGCGCAGGCCATCCGCGTGATCCACCGCGGGGGCGAACACCTGCTCTCGCTCATCGAAGGCACGCTGGACATCGCGCGCATCGAGTCCGGCAAGCTCGCGCTGGACGTGCGGCCCATGGCCTTTGCCGGCGCCATGCAGGAAGTGGCCAGCATGTTCGAGCTGCAGGCCGCGGCCAAGGGCCTGCGCTTCGTGTTCGACAGTGGCAGCCGCCTGCCCGACGCCGTGCGCGCCGACGAAAAACGCCTGCGCCAGATCCTCATCAACCTGCTGGGCAACGCGGTGAAGTTCACCCACGCGGGCGAGGTGCGCCTGCGCGTGACGCACGCCCGCGAGATGGCGCAGTTCGAAGTGCACGACACCGGCCCCGGCATGAGCGCGCTCGACCTGGAGCGTGTGTTCGAACCCTTCGCGCGCGGGCAGAACGACGCTTCGCTGGCCGCGGCCTCCGGCGCCGGCAGCTCCGGCACCGGCCTGGGCCTGACCATCGCCAAGATGCTCACGGACCTCATGGGCGGCGAAATGACGGTGCGCAGCACGCCAGGGCAGGGCTCGGTGTTCACCGTGCGCCTGTTCCTGCCCGAACTGCACGGTGTGGCGCTGCCGCGCCCGGCCACCACGCCCCTGTGCAGCGGCTACGCCGGCGAGCGCCGCCGGCTGCTGGTGGTGGACAACGAAGAGGCCGACCGCGAGCTGCTGCAGCGCTGGCTGGCGCCACTGGGTTTCGAGGTGATGCTGGCCACCAGCGGCCTGGACGCGCTGCGCCTGCTCGACGACCTGCAGCCCGGTGCGCCGGGCGCGCCCCACGCCATTTTCATGGACCTGGCCATGCCCGGCATCGACGGCTGGGAGACCCTGCGCCGCCTGCGCGCGCGCGGCTGGGCGGGCGTGCCGCTGGCCATCGTCTCGGCCAACGCTTTCGACAAAGGGCTGGACAACGACCTCGGCCACCAGCCACAGGACTTTTTCGTCAAACCCGTGCGGCGCGACGACCTGCTCGCCTGGCTCGGCCAGCGGCTCGGTCTGGCCTGGATCGCGGCCGAGCCCGCGCCCGTTGCCGTGGACCCAACTCCCCTGCCGGCTGGCGGCGCCAGCGCAGGCGCCACCAGCCCCGCCGAGCTGGCGCCGCTGCTCGAACTGGTGCGCCTGGGCTACTACAAAGGCATCGTGAACTGGCTCGACGATTGGGTGGGCCAGCGCCCCGAGCAGGCCGACTTCGCCCAGGGCCTGCGCACCCTGGCGCGCGAATTCCGCTTTGAAGCCATCGAGCAGCGGTTGCTGCAGCCGCACAGCGATCAACCGATACTGCCTGGCGCGCCATGA
- the urtD gene encoding urea ABC transporter ATP-binding protein UrtD — MTPDLMEEGAQRFEKLQTASVPGQTESGGRSAVYGRIHTPGAVDTTHGRILYLEDVHVSFDGFKAINGLSLDIAPGELRCIIGPNGAGKTTMMDIITGKTRPDKGQVFFGSTIDLLRYREAEIAAMGIGRKFQKPTVFEQLSVYENLELALATDKRVRHSMVFRPTGEEKDRLGEVLTTIHLADSAARLAGNLSHGQKQWLEIGMLLMQDPKLLLLDEPVAGMTDEETERTAQLFLTLKGQHSLMVVEHDMGFIRTISEKVTVLCDGAVLAEGTLDEVQADERVIEVYLGR, encoded by the coding sequence ATGACGCCCGACCTGATGGAAGAAGGCGCGCAGCGCTTTGAAAAACTGCAGACCGCGAGTGTGCCGGGTCAGACCGAGTCGGGTGGCCGCAGCGCCGTCTACGGCCGCATCCACACGCCCGGCGCGGTGGACACCACGCACGGCCGCATCCTGTACCTGGAAGACGTGCACGTGAGCTTCGACGGTTTCAAGGCCATCAACGGCCTGAGCCTGGACATCGCGCCCGGTGAGCTGCGCTGCATCATCGGCCCCAACGGCGCGGGCAAGACCACGATGATGGACATCATCACCGGCAAGACCCGGCCCGACAAAGGCCAGGTGTTCTTCGGCAGCACCATCGACCTGCTGCGTTACCGCGAGGCGGAGATCGCCGCCATGGGCATCGGCCGCAAATTCCAGAAGCCCACGGTGTTCGAGCAGCTCAGCGTGTACGAGAACCTGGAGCTCGCGCTGGCGACCGACAAGCGCGTGCGCCACAGCATGGTGTTTCGCCCCACGGGCGAAGAGAAAGACCGTCTCGGCGAGGTGCTGACCACCATCCACCTCGCCGACAGCGCCGCGCGTTTGGCCGGCAACCTGAGCCATGGGCAGAAGCAGTGGCTGGAGATCGGCATGCTGCTGATGCAGGACCCCAAGCTCTTGTTGCTGGACGAACCCGTGGCCGGCATGACCGACGAAGAAACCGAGCGCACGGCGCAGCTGTTCCTGACGCTCAAGGGCCAACATTCGCTGATGGTGGTGGAGCACGACATGGGCTTCATCCGCACCATCTCGGAGAAGGTCACGGTACTGTGCGATGGGGCTGTGCTGGCCGAAGGCACGCTCGACGAGGTGCAGGCCGATGAACGCGTGATCGAAGTCTATTTGGGCCGTTGA